A genomic window from Gammaproteobacteria bacterium includes:
- a CDS encoding inositol monophosphatase — MMPLLNTATAAARRAGDMALRYADRIEQLTVRSKSPNELVTEVDEAAERIIVEHIRTGYPDHAFLGEEGGASGASEYEWIIDPLDGTTNYIHRFPVFCVSLALRRRGELQLGVVYDPMRQEMFTCTRGGGARMNERRIRASRQETLAGSLIGTGFPYRRNLQWVDVYMRMLRQVMRHTSGVRRPGAAALDLAYVAAGRLDGFWEFGLKPWDIAAGALLIEEAGGWISGLEPDTDCMETGHVLAGTPKVYAELRKLFDKSFG; from the coding sequence ATGATGCCCCTGCTCAATACCGCGACCGCCGCCGCCCGGCGGGCCGGCGACATGGCCCTGCGCTACGCCGACCGTATCGAGCAGCTGACGGTGCGCAGCAAGAGTCCCAACGAACTCGTGACGGAAGTCGACGAGGCTGCCGAACGGATCATCGTCGAGCACATTCGCACCGGCTACCCCGACCACGCGTTTCTCGGCGAGGAGGGGGGCGCCAGCGGCGCCAGCGAGTACGAGTGGATCATCGACCCGCTCGACGGCACCACCAACTACATCCATCGCTTTCCGGTTTTCTGCGTGTCCCTGGCATTGCGGCGAAGGGGCGAACTGCAGCTCGGCGTGGTCTACGACCCGATGCGGCAGGAAATGTTCACCTGCACGCGCGGAGGAGGAGCGCGGATGAACGAGCGGCGCATACGGGCCAGCCGCCAGGAGACCCTTGCCGGAAGCCTGATCGGAACCGGATTCCCCTATCGCCGCAACCTGCAATGGGTGGACGTCTATATGCGCATGCTGCGCCAGGTGATGCGCCACACCTCCGGAGTGCGGCGTCCCGGCGCGGCGGCGCTGGACCTGGCCTACGTCGCGGCGGGGCGCCTGGACGGCTTCTGGGAATTCGGACTCAAGCCCTGGGACATCGCGGCCGGGGCCCTGCTGATCGAGGAGGCGGGAGGCTGGATTTCGGGACTGGAACCGGACACCGACTGCATGGAGACGGGCCATGTGCTGGCGGGCACGCCCAAGGTGTATGCGGAGCTCAGAAAGCTGTTCGACAAGTCCTTCGGATAA
- a CDS encoding cysteine desulfurase yields MPPAAPIYMDYAASAPVDPRVAEGMSVLLAAGPHANPSAQHAGGIEAGKLIAESAAQVGALVGLSGEEVIFTSGATESIGLGVIGAARYRSRHGRHVITGLSEHPAGLKSCMALRNEGFDVTCLEPDSRGVVTGEALRSALRPDTVLVSLMHVNNEIGVVQDVAEFGSLCAEHGAWLHVDAAQSAGKLPLDMRRQRIDLLSLTAHKICGPKGAGALCINRERIPRIEPLFFGGGQQRSLRPGTLPTHQVAGLGTACEIAGKAMESEGLRVGALRERLWRGLSKAGGVVRNGAGAELAPGILSVSVEDVEGSSLANALEGVVFSLGSACSRAQDEPSAILRCLGRSLLLAGSTIRFSVGRFSTEREVDQVSAIFERAVAGLRALSDERPALGDGPGYVTRGEAGRRNVGDWIRLEARWDRNEAIETAFRVLGPPILAAAARDGATALKSAGRQLAVDEWNKRLNDDLKPPPEARSLLLRARDALQACLRGGDN; encoded by the coding sequence ATGCCTCCCGCCGCGCCGATATACATGGACTACGCCGCCTCCGCGCCGGTGGATCCTCGCGTGGCCGAAGGCATGAGCGTACTGCTCGCGGCCGGGCCTCACGCAAACCCTTCCGCGCAGCACGCAGGCGGGATCGAGGCCGGGAAACTGATCGCGGAATCGGCGGCGCAGGTGGGCGCCCTGGTGGGGCTTTCGGGCGAGGAGGTCATCTTTACCTCCGGCGCGACCGAGTCCATCGGGCTGGGAGTGATCGGCGCAGCCCGCTATCGATCGCGGCACGGGCGCCACGTCATAACCGGCCTGAGCGAGCATCCGGCGGGGCTCAAGTCCTGCATGGCATTGCGGAACGAGGGCTTTGACGTGACCTGCCTCGAACCGGATTCGCGTGGCGTAGTCACGGGCGAGGCCCTGCGCTCCGCCCTGCGCCCCGACACCGTGCTCGTGTCGCTGATGCACGTGAACAACGAAATCGGCGTCGTGCAGGATGTCGCGGAATTCGGCAGTCTCTGCGCGGAGCATGGTGCCTGGCTGCATGTCGATGCGGCGCAGAGCGCAGGCAAGCTTCCGCTGGACATGCGCCGGCAGCGCATCGACCTGCTGTCCCTTACGGCGCACAAGATATGCGGCCCGAAGGGAGCAGGGGCCTTGTGCATCAATCGCGAGCGAATCCCGCGCATCGAACCGCTGTTTTTCGGCGGAGGACAGCAACGCTCGCTGCGTCCCGGGACCCTGCCGACCCACCAGGTCGCCGGGTTGGGGACCGCCTGCGAGATAGCCGGCAAGGCCATGGAGTCGGAGGGTTTGCGGGTAGGCGCGCTGCGCGAGCGGTTATGGCGGGGCTTAAGTAAAGCCGGGGGCGTTGTACGGAACGGAGCGGGCGCGGAGCTGGCGCCCGGGATCCTCAGCGTCAGCGTGGAAGACGTCGAAGGCAGCAGCCTGGCGAATGCGCTTGAAGGGGTTGTTTTCTCGCTGGGGTCGGCCTGTTCCAGGGCGCAGGACGAGCCGTCCGCCATTCTGCGTTGCCTTGGGCGATCCCTGCTTCTGGCCGGGAGCACGATCCGGTTCAGCGTGGGGCGCTTCAGCACCGAGCGGGAGGTCGACCAGGTCAGCGCGATATTCGAAAGAGCAGTTGCCGGTTTGCGCGCTCTGTCGGACGAACGGCCGGCTTTGGGGGACGGCCCGGGATACGTCACCCGGGGTGAAGCGGGGCGGCGCAACGTCGGCGACTGGATACGCCTGGAGGCGCGCTGGGATCGGAACGAGGCGATCGAGACGGCATTTCGCGTGTTGGGGCCGCCGATACTGGCAGCCGCCGCCCGCGACGGCGCGACGGCGCTGAAATCGGCAGGCCGGCAATTGGCGGTGGACGAATGGAACAAGCGGCTGAACGACGACCTCAAGCCGCCGCCGGAGGCGCGCTCGCTGCTGCTCCGCGCGCGTGACGCCTTGCAAGCCTGCCTGCGGGGCGGGGATAATTGA
- a CDS encoding iron-sulfur cluster assembly accessory protein translates to MSLRLTSRAEARVLEYLQRRGSGVGLRVGVTETGCSGYSYVLDYADEVGRDDVVMRQNELNIVVARESLPLLEGTEVDFVQKDLNEQFVFTNPNATGECGCGESFTV, encoded by the coding sequence ATGAGCTTGCGCCTTACATCTCGCGCCGAAGCCAGGGTGCTGGAATACCTGCAGCGCCGCGGCAGCGGCGTCGGCTTGCGGGTGGGCGTTACGGAGACCGGGTGCTCCGGGTATTCGTACGTGCTGGATTACGCCGACGAGGTGGGACGGGACGACGTGGTGATGCGTCAGAACGAACTGAACATCGTCGTGGCGCGCGAGAGCCTGCCGCTGCTGGAAGGGACCGAAGTGGACTTCGTGCAGAAGGACCTGAACGAGCAGTTCGTCTTCACCAATCCTAACGCGACCGGCGAATGCGGATGCGGCGAAAGCTTCACCGTATGA
- a CDS encoding nucleoside-diphosphate kinase, producing the protein MSQRTLSIIKPDGVARGLIGEIYKRFADAGLKIIAARMLHLDDQQARDFYRVHCERPFYDDLVTYMTSGPIMVQVLEGEDAIDRNRELMGATNPADAAGGTVRADFGESVERNVVHGSDGPGTAGEEIDFFFRGAELHPH; encoded by the coding sequence ATGAGTCAGCGCACCCTTTCGATCATCAAGCCGGACGGCGTTGCGCGCGGCCTGATCGGAGAAATATACAAGCGGTTCGCGGACGCGGGACTCAAGATCATTGCCGCCCGAATGCTGCACCTTGACGACCAGCAGGCCCGGGATTTCTACCGGGTGCATTGCGAACGCCCGTTCTACGACGACCTTGTGACCTACATGACCTCCGGCCCCATCATGGTCCAGGTCCTGGAAGGCGAAGATGCGATTGACCGCAATCGCGAGTTGATGGGCGCCACGAATCCGGCCGATGCCGCCGGGGGAACGGTACGCGCGGACTTCGGCGAGAGCGTGGAGCGCAATGTGGTTCACGGGTCGGACGGCCCCGGGACGGCCGGAGAAGAAATCGACTTTTTCTTCCGGGGCGCCGAACTGCATCCGCACTAA
- the rlmN gene encoding 23S rRNA (adenine(2503)-C(2))-methyltransferase RlmN, with amino-acid sequence MNREAGAVSLLGLPRGELEEWFVSRGEAAFRARQLMRWLYHRGELEPRRMTDMTLTLRESLGRTAGLVLPDVLKLERSADGTRKWLLDAGGGQVIETVFIPERTRGSLCVSSQVGCAVNCPFCATGQMGFNRNLSAAEIVAQVLVARRELDDGENAITNIVFMGMGEPLANFREVVRAASVFVDHLGLGLSRRRVTLSTSGITPRIRKLAAVSRVALALSLHAPDDELRNFLVPLNKRYPIGPLLDACWNYARETESREITFEYVMLDGVNDQPHQARALAKLLRDRPAKLNLIPYNRVEGAPFKCSPRDAIDRFRQVLLDAGIMTITRKTRGDDIDAACGQLRGTVLNGRSVPAGMSARA; translated from the coding sequence GTGAACAGGGAAGCGGGCGCCGTTTCACTGTTGGGTTTGCCGCGCGGCGAACTGGAGGAGTGGTTCGTGTCGCGGGGCGAGGCGGCGTTCCGCGCCCGCCAACTCATGCGGTGGCTCTACCACCGCGGCGAACTGGAGCCGCGCAGGATGACGGACATGACGCTGACGCTGCGCGAATCGCTGGGGCGGACGGCCGGCCTGGTCCTTCCGGACGTGCTGAAGCTTGAGCGCTCGGCGGACGGTACGCGCAAGTGGCTGCTGGACGCGGGCGGCGGGCAGGTCATCGAGACGGTCTTCATTCCCGAACGCACACGCGGCTCTCTCTGCGTATCCTCGCAGGTCGGCTGTGCGGTCAACTGCCCGTTCTGCGCAACCGGCCAGATGGGATTCAACCGGAACCTGAGCGCCGCCGAAATCGTTGCCCAGGTCCTGGTCGCGCGTCGGGAACTCGACGACGGGGAGAACGCCATCACCAATATCGTGTTCATGGGGATGGGGGAGCCGTTGGCGAATTTCCGCGAGGTCGTGCGCGCCGCGTCGGTGTTTGTCGATCACCTGGGCCTGGGACTCTCTCGGCGACGCGTAACCCTGAGCACCAGCGGCATTACGCCGCGTATCCGCAAGCTCGCGGCGGTGTCCCGCGTCGCCCTGGCCCTGTCGCTGCATGCGCCGGACGACGAACTGCGCAACTTCCTGGTCCCGCTCAACAAGCGCTACCCCATTGGACCATTGCTCGATGCCTGCTGGAACTATGCGCGGGAGACGGAGAGCCGTGAAATCACGTTCGAGTACGTGATGCTGGACGGCGTCAATGACCAGCCCCACCAGGCCAGGGCGTTGGCAAAACTGCTTCGGGACCGGCCGGCCAAGCTGAATCTCATACCCTACAATCGGGTCGAAGGCGCCCCGTTCAAGTGTTCGCCACGCGACGCGATCGACCGCTTCCGCCAGGTTCTGCTCGACGCCGGCATCATGACCATCACGCGCAAGACCCGCGGCGACGACATCGACGCTGCCTGTGGCCAGTTGCGGGGGACGGTGCTGAACGGCAGGAGCGTTCCGGCCGGAATGAGCGCGCGGGCATGA
- a CDS encoding tetratricopeptide repeat protein: MRLLWFMAAALLTAGCQAGLNAGPDASALNLELGAAYLAQGRLELARDKLLRATRQDPDSSEAHRVLGMAYERLEDQERAGLHYRHAVRLAPRDVEALNSLGVFQCRRAGMPREGLKLLERAAREAVGIRRAAVYVNSGMCELPLNREGAEDWFRRALAIDPLHVEAQLLLERLVAQN; encoded by the coding sequence ATGAGGCTGCTGTGGTTCATGGCCGCCGCCCTGCTGACGGCCGGATGCCAGGCGGGCCTGAATGCCGGTCCGGACGCGTCGGCATTGAACCTCGAACTGGGCGCGGCGTACCTTGCCCAGGGCCGACTGGAACTGGCTCGCGACAAGCTCCTGCGGGCCACGCGGCAGGATCCCGATTCATCGGAGGCCCACCGCGTTCTTGGAATGGCCTATGAGCGCCTTGAAGATCAGGAACGGGCCGGGCTGCATTACCGGCACGCGGTCCGGTTGGCGCCGCGCGATGTCGAGGCGCTCAACAGCCTGGGCGTTTTCCAGTGCCGCCGGGCCGGAATGCCGCGGGAGGGCCTAAAGTTGCTTGAACGGGCTGCCCGGGAAGCTGTCGGAATTCGCCGCGCGGCCGTCTACGTGAACTCTGGCATGTGCGAACTGCCGCTGAACAGGGAGGGCGCGGAGGATTGGTTTCGGCGCGCGCTGGCGATCGATCCCCTTCATGTCGAGGCACAATTGCTGCTGGAGCGGCTAGTAGCGCAGAATTGA
- a CDS encoding helix-turn-helix domain-containing protein, which translates to MAETTQNPTGSYGERLQSARRAQMITVEDVAQELRLSTDAVSALEAGQIEMFGAHAHVVGHLRCYCKLLKINAEELISDYRRKYPDWDRLPAKVGLAPSRVQRWGRLKLVTWILVATALCLIAYQFWGDMVLGWFSD; encoded by the coding sequence ATGGCAGAAACGACCCAGAATCCGACCGGTTCCTACGGCGAGCGGCTGCAATCCGCCCGCCGGGCTCAGATGATCACGGTTGAGGATGTCGCCCAGGAGCTTCGGCTGTCGACCGATGCCGTGAGCGCACTGGAGGCAGGTCAGATCGAGATGTTCGGCGCCCATGCTCACGTTGTGGGTCATTTGCGCTGTTACTGCAAGCTTCTCAAGATCAACGCGGAAGAGCTGATATCCGACTACCGGCGCAAGTACCCGGATTGGGACCGCCTTCCCGCCAAAGTCGGCCTGGCGCCTTCCCGGGTCCAGCGCTGGGGTCGGCTGAAGCTGGTTACGTGGATCCTGGTCGCTACGGCGTTGTGCCTGATCGCCTATCAATTCTGGGGCGACATGGTGCTTGGCTGGTTCTCGGACTGA
- the hisS gene encoding histidine--tRNA ligase codes for MPGKSVQSVRGVRDLLPEDAALWRSAEGIVIGTLEEHGYRELRVPLLEHAELYLRSVGEDTDIVQKEMYTTRGSKGRTISLRPEATAGIVRAALEHGLHRGRHRVWCAGPMFRRERPQRGRLRQFHQFDVEAIGFAGPDIDAELIALAARIFARLGVDGITLELNSLGGPSCRAAYRDRLREYFGDHMQSLDADSRARLDRNPLRILDSRNPDMADLIGGAPEVSEFLEPESADHFAELQALLIAIGLDFRVNSRLVRGLDYYSRTVFEFLTDRLGAQNAVCAGGRYDGLVEQLGGPPTPAIGWAMGVERVLELARLPDSAEAEGVYLVLLGGGAVRKAGLKLAEKLRNECPGLPVQMHCGGGKVKAQMRQASRSGARYALVIGERELDGGTVGMKDLREEGEQKDVPIEELSRVLRGRSDRTIRDHG; via the coding sequence GTGCCGGGAAAGTCCGTTCAATCGGTTCGGGGCGTTCGCGATCTTCTTCCCGAGGACGCCGCTCTTTGGCGCAGCGCCGAGGGAATCGTCATCGGAACGTTGGAGGAGCACGGATACCGCGAGCTCCGCGTTCCGCTCCTGGAGCACGCCGAACTTTACCTTCGCTCGGTGGGTGAGGACACCGACATCGTGCAGAAGGAAATGTATACCACCCGGGGAAGCAAGGGCCGGACCATCAGCCTGCGTCCGGAAGCGACCGCCGGCATCGTGCGGGCGGCACTGGAACATGGTCTGCACCGAGGCCGCCATCGCGTCTGGTGCGCGGGGCCGATGTTCCGCCGGGAACGGCCGCAGCGCGGGCGTCTCAGGCAGTTCCACCAGTTCGACGTGGAAGCCATCGGGTTCGCGGGGCCCGACATCGACGCGGAGCTCATCGCGCTGGCCGCGCGCATCTTCGCCAGGCTGGGAGTGGACGGAATCACGCTGGAACTCAACAGCCTTGGCGGGCCCAGCTGCCGTGCGGCGTACCGGGACCGCCTGAGGGAGTACTTCGGAGATCATATGCAGTCGCTGGACGCGGACAGTCGCGCCCGGCTGGACAGGAATCCCCTGCGCATTCTCGACAGCCGCAACCCGGACATGGCCGACCTGATCGGCGGCGCCCCGGAAGTTTCCGAGTTTCTCGAGCCGGAATCCGCCGATCACTTCGCCGAGCTGCAAGCTCTGCTGATCGCAATCGGGCTGGATTTCCGCGTCAATTCCCGCCTGGTCAGGGGTCTGGACTACTACAGCAGGACCGTGTTCGAGTTTCTGACCGACCGGCTGGGAGCGCAGAACGCCGTGTGCGCCGGGGGCCGCTATGACGGCTTGGTCGAGCAGCTTGGAGGACCGCCCACGCCCGCTATCGGATGGGCGATGGGAGTCGAACGCGTGCTTGAACTCGCGCGCCTTCCGGACTCGGCCGAAGCCGAGGGTGTTTACCTGGTCCTGCTGGGCGGGGGCGCCGTGCGCAAGGCCGGCCTGAAGCTGGCCGAGAAGCTAAGGAACGAGTGCCCCGGCCTGCCCGTGCAGATGCACTGCGGCGGGGGCAAGGTCAAGGCCCAGATGCGCCAAGCAAGCCGTTCGGGGGCGCGCTACGCGCTGGTCATCGGAGAGAGGGAGCTGGACGGAGGAACCGTTGGCATGAAGGACCTGCGCGAGGAAGGCGAACAAAAGGATGTCCCGATCGAGGAACTTTCGCGCGTGTTGCGGGGGCGCTCCGACCGTACAATTCGGGATCATGGATGA
- a CDS encoding tetratricopeptide repeat protein, whose protein sequence is MSRSRNFRACCGGAPTVQFGIMDDFLTDQQQAARVQGWVREYAPTAILAVAIGIGGYFGYTQWQVRQDRQAAEASELYEDFRAAIESGDRDSAATLLESLIANHEGSGYEDHARLLMAKQYVDTTQPSLAEQELQAVITTTSNGDLRQLARLRLARVYLYMDRPEDGLETLNSDVYSPAWRQLTEDMRGDLHQALGQTEAARAAYQAALEHSGQIDAAWIRLKLDHLSGTGAAEAEPPQPDTVDESAPAGKE, encoded by the coding sequence ATGTCCCGATCGAGGAACTTTCGCGCGTGTTGCGGGGGCGCTCCGACCGTACAATTCGGGATCATGGATGATTTTCTTACCGATCAACAGCAGGCGGCGCGCGTGCAGGGCTGGGTGCGCGAGTACGCGCCGACCGCTATTCTGGCCGTCGCGATAGGAATCGGCGGCTACTTCGGGTATACCCAATGGCAGGTGCGGCAGGACCGGCAGGCCGCCGAAGCATCCGAACTCTATGAGGATTTCCGGGCCGCTATCGAATCCGGCGACCGGGATTCCGCCGCGACGCTGCTGGAAAGCCTGATTGCGAACCACGAAGGCAGCGGCTATGAGGATCACGCCCGGCTGCTCATGGCAAAGCAATATGTTGATACGACGCAGCCTTCCCTGGCGGAGCAGGAGTTGCAGGCCGTCATCACAACGACTTCAAACGGCGACCTGCGGCAATTGGCGCGCTTGCGGCTGGCGCGGGTCTACCTCTACATGGATCGGCCCGAAGATGGTCTGGAAACGCTGAATTCGGACGTATATTCGCCCGCCTGGCGGCAGTTGACGGAGGACATGCGGGGCGACCTGCACCAGGCGCTGGGGCAGACGGAGGCGGCGCGCGCCGCTTACCAGGCGGCGCTGGAACATAGCGGGCAGATCGATGCAGCCTGGATTCGTCTGAAACTGGACCACCTGTCGGGGACCGGCGCCGCCGAAGCTGAGCCGCCTCAGCCGGACACGGTGGACGAAAGCGCACCTGCAGGCAAGGAATAA